From Polynucleobacter paludilacus:
GACATCATGGTCTGGAATAGCTTCCAGCTTTTCTAGGATAAGTCCGTTGAGCGTTCTTGGTCCATCAAGAGGAAGTTCCAAATTAAGGAGTCTGTTGAGATCTCTCAAAGAGGCGCCGCCACTAGCTAGATAAGTGCCGTCTTGAAGCCAGCGAGCCTCATTAGAAAGATTGGAGAATGAAGTGGTAAATTCGCCAATGAGCTCTTCAACAATATCTTCAAAAGTAACAAGGCCTAAGACCTCCCCATATTCATTCACTACCAAGCTAAGGCGCTGCTGATTATCTTGAAAAAATTGCATTTGTTGTAAGACTGGTGTTCCGCTAGGAATGAAATAGGGCTCATTCAATAAAGCCCTAAAGTCTTCATGCTCAAGTTCTTGATGACCCAGCAGACTGAGCGCTTTTTTTACAGACAAAATACCAATAATTTTTTCTGAGTCACCATCGCATACAGGTAATTTATTGTGATAGCAGGTTTCTAGGTCCTCAATCACATCCCGAATAGGTCTCGAGATATCTAGCATTTCAATTTTGGATCTCGGTGTCATGACATCATCGACCAAAATATTTTCGAGATTAAAAAGATTGAGCAAAATATTGCGGTGATGATTAGAAGAGAAGCGACTGGATTCCAAAACCAAACTACGCAGCTCTTCTTTGCTCAGTGCTTTATGTTCATTAGAGGCTTGCAGTCTAAATAGACTCATTAAGCTGGATACAAAATAATTAATAAACCAAAGCAAGGGCTTGAGAGCAAAGATTAATGGGAGGATGAGCCAGCCGACGCTGGAAGAAATCCGCTCTGGAAACGCTGCACCAATCACTTTGGGGGTGATTTCACTAAAAACAATGATCAAAAATGCTGCTACCAGGGTCGCAATTGAGAGAACATAACCAGTGTCGCCAAAGAAGTGCAAGGCGATCCCCGTTACCAAGATCGATAAAACCGTATTAATTAAGTTATTCGAAATCAACAGGACTGAAAGTAGGGAATCAATTCTCTTGAGGAGTTTTTCTGCTAGAGCTGCTCCGGTATTGCCGGATTTGGCCATGGCTCGCAAGCGGTGGCGATTGGCAGAGATCATGCTGGTCTCAGCCATCGAGAAAAATCCCGATAGAGCAAGTAAGAATATTACTAGAGCGACTTGAGCATAAAAAGGCCAGTCGTGAAAAAAATTATCCATTGAATCCATCTTTTAATGTCATGGCAATCAATATAGCAAAGTAGTAGCTATAGAGCTATCAACTCGAAGCCTTCGACTACTGCAGCTTTCGTAAACCTATGTCAGAATATTCTGAATGGTTACCTCTAAGTCCACTGCCGACACAGAAGCTTCACATTACTGCGTGATTCAGGCGCCCTTTGGCCGCCTCGGAATCTGGACTGAGGTGGTTGATGGTAGCTTGATGCTGGCAAAGATCGATTACCTGCCAATTCAATCAAAACTGATTCCCCCAAGAAATTTGTTGGCAAAGGAGGTTCAAAGACAGTGTCTAGCCTACTTTAAGGATCCTCACTTTGAGTTTGATATCCCATTAAAGCCCATCGGTACAGCACATCAAGAAAAGGTGTGGCGTAATGCCCAACAGATTTCACTTGGCCAAACTGCAACCTATGGCGAGATTGCGAACAAAATAAAAAGTGGACCAAGGGCGGTTGGAAATGCTTGTGGCGCCAATCCTTTTCCGCTCATTACGCCTTGCCATCGGGTGGTGAGTGCCCAAGGACTTGGTGGCTATATGAAAGAGGACTCGCCTGGTTTCTACCGCGCGATCAAAATTTGGCTGTTACGTCACGAAGGTGTTTTGTAAGCACTCTTTATTTCAGCAACTTTCTGAGATCTTGACTGCTGAGATAGAAAAAAAGTTTAATCAGAAGGTTGCTTTGCGCTGCCAGTTTTGTGAAGCCATAAACTATCCACACTACTCTACGTGTGAGCTTTTGCTCGGAAATGACCTTGGCTGAGTCTTTGCGGGCAATGGCATTTAAGGTTAAGACAGCTAATCCAAAGGCTAAAAAGCAAAAGCGGCGAATGCCCACTTCTTGTTTTGGGACCAGTAAAATGTAATTACGGGCTTCTAAGAGTTTGTTGTAGGCAATCGTGAGTAGATCACTTTGACTCATTTTGGAGGGCCTCCAAGAAACTCCGCGGGCACGATCTTCTGAAGAGTCTTTCAAGATGTTGGTCATCTGTAGAGCTTGCCCAAAACCGATACTCAAGGATTCATTGCCCTGCATACTTTGAGCAAAGTGAGCGGAATGATTGCTAAAGAGATTAGTGAGTAACTCCCCCACAACACCCGCAACGACATAACAGTACTCTTCAAATTCTTTTAAATCGCTTAATCCGGCTGTCGATTGCCTGGTGTGAAAACGAGACATGCCTAAAGACATAATAGAAACACATTTGGTAACGGCCTCTTGATCTTGGGTAGTGCAGGTGTGCAAAATTCTCAAGACCGCAGGAATATGCTCAATCAGATCAAGCTCACTCAGATTGGCATGGTTTTTGAGTGCTGCCAAGCAGGGCTCTACAAAAGCCTGGGGGGTCACTTTACCCACCACGCTGTCTAAAAATAGTTGGGATAGCGCTTGTTTCGTGGATGGCTCTAGGTCAAATGCATCCTCGATCGTATCGACAATGCGACAGAGTAGATAGGCATTGCCGACAACTTTTTCCAAAGACGCTGGCAGTAATGGGATCGTGAGGGCAAAGGTTCTCGAAACCGAGCCCAGAATCGATTTTTGATAGGCCAGGTCGGCTTGCGGGTTTGCCGAGGAAGTGTTCACGCTTGAATTATGTCAGAAGGGCTTGCCTCAAGTTGGTTCAAAACCTTCCTTTGCCATAAGTAACAAGATCTTATAATTTGGCAAATTCATAAAGGAACTAGATTGTGCTGATTTGGTTTGTGATCATTTATTGGGTTATATCGGTGGGGATTGGCCTCTGGGCTGCCTTGCGCGTGAAAGATACAGCAGACTTTGCTGCTGCAGGTCACAGCCTGCCACTCCCGATTGTTACCGCCACTGTATTTGCCACCTGGTTTGGTTCAGAAACCGTACTCGGCATTCCGGCAACCTTCTTAAAAGAGGGAATGGGCGGAATCGTCGCAGACCCATTTGGTTCTTCACTCTGCCTCATTCTGGTGGGCCTCTTTTTTGCTCGCCATCTCTACAACCGAAAAATGCTCACTATTGGCGATTTCTTTCGAGAAAAGTATGGCCGTACAGTCGAAGTTTTAGTCACTCTCTGTATTGTTGTGTCTTATCTTGGTTGGGTTGCCGCACAAGTGAAGGCCTTAGGCTTGGTGTTCAACGTTGTTTCTGAAGGAAGTATTTCTCAGACGGGCGGCATGCTCATCGGCGCCTGCAGTGTCTTGATCTATACCTTGTTTGGAGGAATGTGGTCAGTGGCGATTACGGACTTCATTCAGATGATCATCATCGTGATTGGCATGCTGTACATCGGCGGCGAAATGTCCACGCAAACGGGCGGAGTAATGCCTGTGATTCAACATGCAGCCGCTGCAGGTAAATTTAATTTCTGGCCCGATATGAATCTGGCTGCAGTATTGGGTTTTATTGCTGCTCTATTCACCATGATGCTAGGTTCAATACCTCAGCAAGATGTGTTCCAACGGATTACCTCATCTAAAAATGTCAATATTGCGGTTCAGGCTGCAATCTTGGGCGGAGTTCTTTATTTCATTTTTGCCTTTGTGCCGCTCTATCTGGCCTACTCTGCAACACTCATTAGTCCTGACTTGGTTAATGAATATCTCGATACTGATCCGCAAATGATCTTGCCTAAGTTAGTCTTAAATCATGCCCCAATGATTGCGCAGATCATGTTTTTTGGTGCCTTGCTCTCCGCAATCAAGAGTTGCGCTAGTGCAACTTTGTTAGCGCCCTCTGTCACTTTTGCAGAAAATATCGTCAAAGGTTTTTTTAGACATCTTTCCGATCAACAGTTGCTCAAGATCATGCGCATCACCGTGATTTGTTTTGCTGTGGTGGTTACTTTCTTTGCAGTCAATTCACAGCTCTCTATTTTTAAGATGGTTGAGAGCGCTTATAAGATCACGCTGGTGGCAGCTTTTGTACCACTGGCTTTCGGGGTGTATTGGTCGAAGGCCAATTCCTTGGGCGGTTTGTTGGCAATTGTGTTTGGGCTCACTATTTGGATCAGTTGTGAAATGTTGGCTCCAGATGCTGTGATGCCGCCCCAGCTTGCTGGTTTATTAGCAAGTATTTTTGGGATGATTGCAGGAGGGTTTACCCCAAGAGCACTCTTAAAAGCAGTGTAAAGATTGCTATTACCTAAAAATTGAGTCATTTTTGATATTGCACTGCAAAATATTCTCATCTAATATGACAGTAATTCAATATTATTTTGCAAGGCAGTCATGAAAATTTGTGTCATCGGTGGAGGGGGTGCGATCGGCGGATATTTAGCCGTCATGCTAGCCCGAGCTGGAAATGAGGTTACTGTTGTGGCACGTGGTGCAACCTTGGCTGCCATTCAAGAGCGCGGTTTGGCTTTGATCATGGATGATCAGCCAGAGCCATTAATAGCCCAAGTCAAAGCGGTAGAAAAAATTACCGATGTCAAAAATCCTGATCTCGTGATTTTGGCGGTGAAGGCTCATCAAGTAGAACCCATCGTTGATGATTTAGCAAACATTATGGGCCCCAAAACCATTTTGATTCCAATGCAAAATGGCATTCCTTGGTGGTACTTCCAAAAACTGGCAGGACCATTTCAGGATCATTCCGTTGAGACGGTCGATGCGGGTGGTAAGGCTAAAAAAGCGATTAACCCCGAAAACATTATTGGCTGCGTTGTTTACCCCGCCACCTTTACCCAGGCGCCTGGAGTGATTCGTCATGTTGAAGGTAATCGCTTTCCGATTGGCGAACTCAATGGTCAAGTTACAGAGCGAATTCAAGCAGTGTCTGAAGTCATGGTTGCTGCCGGATTTAAGTCACCTGTCTTAGAGGATATTCGTTCTGAAATTTGGTTGAAGCTCTGGGGCAATATGACCTTTAATCCAATTAGCTCTTTGACGCATGGAACCCTTGAAGGAATTTGTCAGTACCCTCTGACTAGGGAGCTAGCCCGGAGCATGATGGCGGAAGCGCAAACGATTGCTGAGAAATTAGGCGTCACTTTTCGTGTCGATATTGAGCGTCGTATTGCTGGCGCAGAAAAAGTGGGTAAACACAAAACCTCAATGCTGCAAGATTTAGAGGCAGGCCGCAGTTTGGAGGTGGATGCTTTGTTAGGGTCGGTAATTGAATTAGGAAAGATTACTGAGACTCCAACTCCTTGCTTGAATACAGTCTTTGCTTTGACTAAGTATCTTGACGAGAACGTACAGGCATCCAAAGGTAGTCTATCGCTTCCATCCGTATCGGGATATTGATATTGGGGGCATTGAGTGAGTTGTAAGGCCCACTCAATACTCACTTAAGACTTCCTCAGGCCTTACTCAAATGTATTGTCGAGTCGACCTACACCATCGATCACAATACTCACTTGACTGCCTGGTTTCATGGAGCCAACGCCAACTGAAGTTCCGCAGGCAATAATGTCGCCCGGTTCAAGTGGAACATCCTGTGAGATGAGACTGACAAGCTTTGCGGGTGGAAAAATCATATCGCTAACAGGGTAGTTTTGGCGCTCTTGCTCATTCAAAATGGTTTTGATGTGGAGTGACATGGGGTCAACACCGCTGGTAATGTATGGGCCGAATACACCAAAGGTGTTAAAGCTCTTTGAGCGCGTCCACTGCGCATAACCAGGATCACGATTGAGAATCTCTATCGCAGTGACGTCATTGATGCAGGTGTAACCAAAGATGGAGTTTTGTGCCTCAGACTCAGATGCTTCATAGCAGTGTTTACCAATCACAATACCGAGTTCTCCCTCGTAGACTACTTTGCCGGAATAGGATTTTGGAGTACGAATCACTTTGCCATTAGCTAGGAAGGAATTATTGCCCTTCAGAAAATACAAAGGTTCAGTGGGAATTGTGTGCTCTAGCTTGCTAACTAATGCATAAAAGTTATCTACCATCGCAATCATCTTGGAGGGCGCGCAGGGGATATCAATTTCTACCTCCGCAAGTGGAATCAACTCCCCTGTGGGCTGCGGATTGGCAAACATGTTTCCAGAGTGAGCTTGGATCTGTTCTCCTAATAGTTGACCGAAGCCCGGTTTATTGTGATGAGTAAATCTGAGCCATTGCGCCATAGTGTTCCTCGATGAAAGAGATCAATATGATTATCTTACAGGGCAAGCGCTGGTCGGAATGAGAGGATTCGAACCTCCGACCCCCTCGTCCCGAACGAGGTGCGCTACCAGGCTGCGCTACATTCCGTTAGAAATACTTTAGCAATAATTAGGATTGTCTAGCAAGTGAGTATTGGCATAAAGCAAACAAGGCATCAGTAGCCTCATTTTTGGGAAAGGATGCTAGGCACTCTTTCGCTAAATGCGCCTCTTTCTGAGCGGCTGCCTGGGTGTAATCCAGTGCACCAGAGTCTTGAACTGCCTTCAGAATTTGTGCGAAGACATCTTGAGGTAGATCTTGGTTTTGTTCAATTGCCGCCCGCACTAAAAGCTGTTCCTCATGACTTCCTTTTTCGAGGAGATAAATGAGCGGTAGAGTTGGCTTACCTTCGCGTAAATCATCGCCGGCATGCTTTCCCATTTGTTCGGCATCTGCCGTGTAATCCAGCAAGTCATCCATGAGTTGGAAGGCAGTGCCAATATGGCGACCAAAAGCAGCAGCGGTTTCTCTCTCGGCTTCACCTGCTCCAGCAATGATTGCGCCTAGTTCGGTAGATGCTTCAAACAATTTGGCGGTTTTATAGCGAATGACTCGGAGGTAGCTTTCTTCATCGACTTCAGGGTCATTCATATTGAGTAGCTGTAAAACTTCGCCTTCGGCAATCGTATTGGTTGCATCTGACAGGATCTCCATGACTCTAAGATCATTAGGGCCGACCATCATTTGAAAGGCTCTTGAGTAGAGGAAATCACCCACCAAAACGCTGGCGGCATTACCAAAAGCAGCATTGGCGGTTTCGCGCCCTCTACGAAGCGTAGATTCATCAACCACATCATCGTGCAGCAAAGTCGCCGTATGAATGAATTCAACTACGGCAGCGAGCTCTAGAGCATGAGGGATTTCTTTGCCCTTGGATAGAGCCTTGGCAACTAGCATCAGCAGGGCGGGGCGGACACGCTTGCCGCCAGCCTGGATGATATAGGTGGAGATTTGGTCAATTAAGGCCACTTTTGAGGCTAAACGCAGCCGAATGAGGTCATCTAAGGCCTTGAAATCTAAGGAAATAGGCCCCAGAATCTGGTTTAGCTCATTGTTTTTGACAGAGGTGGTCATGCAAGATATAATAATGGGCTTGGCTAATCCAGGGTGGATTAGCCCAAAATGTAGGCTTAAATTGAGGTTTCAAACCATGTACGCGGTCATAAAAACCGGTGGCAAACAGTATAAAGTTGCTGCTGGCGAAAAATTGAAAATAGAACAGATACCAGCGGAAATCGGCAGCGAAATCACTCTTGACCAAGTCCTCGCCGTAGGCGAAGGTGCATCACTGAAATTAGGTGATCCATTGGTTAATGGTGCAGCTGTGATGGCCACTGTCGTCTCCCAGGGACGTCACGATAAAGTGACAATCTTTAAGATGCGCCGTCGCAAGCATTATCAAAAGCACCAAGGCCATCGTCAGAATTTCACTGAGATTCTGATTAACACGATCAAAGCCTAATTAGGCGGGAATAGCAGGAGAAAGATATGGCACAGAAAAAAGGTGGCGGCTCGACACGAAACGGCCGTGACTCAGAATCGAAACGCTTAGGCGTTAAGGTATTTGGCGGCGAGCATAT
This genomic window contains:
- a CDS encoding HlyC/CorC family transporter, with amino-acid sequence MDNFFHDWPFYAQVALVIFLLALSGFFSMAETSMISANRHRLRAMAKSGNTGAALAEKLLKRIDSLLSVLLISNNLINTVLSILVTGIALHFFGDTGYVLSIATLVAAFLIIVFSEITPKVIGAAFPERISSSVGWLILPLIFALKPLLWFINYFVSSLMSLFRLQASNEHKALSKEELRSLVLESSRFSSNHHRNILLNLFNLENILVDDVMTPRSKIEMLDISRPIRDVIEDLETCYHNKLPVCDGDSEKIIGILSVKKALSLLGHQELEHEDFRALLNEPYFIPSGTPVLQQMQFFQDNQQRLSLVVNEYGEVLGLVTFEDIVEELIGEFTTSFSNLSNEARWLQDGTYLASGGASLRDLNRLLNLELPLDGPRTLNGLILEKLEAIPDHDVSIRIAGIVMEIVQFDDQGIKTVKLHQPHHPIGGA
- a CDS encoding methylated-DNA--[protein]-cysteine S-methyltransferase, producing MVTSKSTADTEASHYCVIQAPFGRLGIWTEVVDGSLMLAKIDYLPIQSKLIPPRNLLAKEVQRQCLAYFKDPHFEFDIPLKPIGTAHQEKVWRNAQQISLGQTATYGEIANKIKSGPRAVGNACGANPFPLITPCHRVVSAQGLGGYMKEDSPGFYRAIKIWLLRHEGVL
- a CDS encoding squalene/phytoene synthase family protein, yielding MNTSSANPQADLAYQKSILGSVSRTFALTIPLLPASLEKVVGNAYLLCRIVDTIEDAFDLEPSTKQALSQLFLDSVVGKVTPQAFVEPCLAALKNHANLSELDLIEHIPAVLRILHTCTTQDQEAVTKCVSIMSLGMSRFHTRQSTAGLSDLKEFEEYCYVVAGVVGELLTNLFSNHSAHFAQSMQGNESLSIGFGQALQMTNILKDSSEDRARGVSWRPSKMSQSDLLTIAYNKLLEARNYILLVPKQEVGIRRFCFLAFGLAVLTLNAIARKDSAKVISEQKLTRRVVWIVYGFTKLAAQSNLLIKLFFYLSSQDLRKLLK
- a CDS encoding sodium:solute symporter family protein — its product is MLIWFVIIYWVISVGIGLWAALRVKDTADFAAAGHSLPLPIVTATVFATWFGSETVLGIPATFLKEGMGGIVADPFGSSLCLILVGLFFARHLYNRKMLTIGDFFREKYGRTVEVLVTLCIVVSYLGWVAAQVKALGLVFNVVSEGSISQTGGMLIGACSVLIYTLFGGMWSVAITDFIQMIIIVIGMLYIGGEMSTQTGGVMPVIQHAAAAGKFNFWPDMNLAAVLGFIAALFTMMLGSIPQQDVFQRITSSKNVNIAVQAAILGGVLYFIFAFVPLYLAYSATLISPDLVNEYLDTDPQMILPKLVLNHAPMIAQIMFFGALLSAIKSCASATLLAPSVTFAENIVKGFFRHLSDQQLLKIMRITVICFAVVVTFFAVNSQLSIFKMVESAYKITLVAAFVPLAFGVYWSKANSLGGLLAIVFGLTIWISCEMLAPDAVMPPQLAGLLASIFGMIAGGFTPRALLKAV
- a CDS encoding 2-dehydropantoate 2-reductase, whose amino-acid sequence is MKICVIGGGGAIGGYLAVMLARAGNEVTVVARGATLAAIQERGLALIMDDQPEPLIAQVKAVEKITDVKNPDLVILAVKAHQVEPIVDDLANIMGPKTILIPMQNGIPWWYFQKLAGPFQDHSVETVDAGGKAKKAINPENIIGCVVYPATFTQAPGVIRHVEGNRFPIGELNGQVTERIQAVSEVMVAAGFKSPVLEDIRSEIWLKLWGNMTFNPISSLTHGTLEGICQYPLTRELARSMMAEAQTIAEKLGVTFRVDIERRIAGAEKVGKHKTSMLQDLEAGRSLEVDALLGSVIELGKITETPTPCLNTVFALTKYLDENVQASKGSLSLPSVSGY
- a CDS encoding fumarylacetoacetate hydrolase family protein, with amino-acid sequence MAQWLRFTHHNKPGFGQLLGEQIQAHSGNMFANPQPTGELIPLAEVEIDIPCAPSKMIAMVDNFYALVSKLEHTIPTEPLYFLKGNNSFLANGKVIRTPKSYSGKVVYEGELGIVIGKHCYEASESEAQNSIFGYTCINDVTAIEILNRDPGYAQWTRSKSFNTFGVFGPYITSGVDPMSLHIKTILNEQERQNYPVSDMIFPPAKLVSLISQDVPLEPGDIIACGTSVGVGSMKPGSQVSIVIDGVGRLDNTFE
- a CDS encoding polyprenyl synthetase family protein, whose protein sequence is MTTSVKNNELNQILGPISLDFKALDDLIRLRLASKVALIDQISTYIIQAGGKRVRPALLMLVAKALSKGKEIPHALELAAVVEFIHTATLLHDDVVDESTLRRGRETANAAFGNAASVLVGDFLYSRAFQMMVGPNDLRVMEILSDATNTIAEGEVLQLLNMNDPEVDEESYLRVIRYKTAKLFEASTELGAIIAGAGEAERETAAAFGRHIGTAFQLMDDLLDYTADAEQMGKHAGDDLREGKPTLPLIYLLEKGSHEEQLLVRAAIEQNQDLPQDVFAQILKAVQDSGALDYTQAAAQKEAHLAKECLASFPKNEATDALFALCQYSLARQS
- the rplU gene encoding 50S ribosomal protein L21, with the protein product MYAVIKTGGKQYKVAAGEKLKIEQIPAEIGSEITLDQVLAVGEGASLKLGDPLVNGAAVMATVVSQGRHDKVTIFKMRRRKHYQKHQGHRQNFTEILINTIKA